In Channa argus isolate prfri chromosome 23, Channa argus male v1.0, whole genome shotgun sequence, the following are encoded in one genomic region:
- the mcf2la gene encoding guanine nucleotide exchange factor DBS isoform X7, protein MRQVIHLSLSVEMKMVRDEEVSGQVDRMMKSTGKEEYWEERFVCISLKEMKSYYRYSECCQQLLYDILQRDPHTLCAAEIGSELQKQFAILPGGRGINGSPIIIFPEFPAFSELEEEEVHNVLTYLTSIPSVAASGVGFILVIDRRLDRWAAVRATLLRIAGSFPGNLNLVLVLRPTTLFQRTLSDFLFKFNKDEFKMKVVMLSSVTELHAYIDPGQLTTELGGTQEYQHDSWISHRTAIEAFALMVKTTAQTLQAFGTELAETELPNTAEATTNLLHAHTLKKDKMKEDLQVALSQGGRLMEYINEPLKTDPEYTMTHDELENLATVQRLLGQLDETAMAFDDFWERHRTKLEHCLQLRHFELHFREVRCQLDATSERLSGFSEVSLTPAHAEHLLLELSSHEDKACEVLDHALSLACDGDRLIENGHYAEDSIRPKCSELRGVCEDINCTLRSKKSLLLRAMELHRCLEKASQWCEEGIFLLASQSVDRCQSQDGAEAALQELERYLDTAPLHTLTDCSAICCQYEAVLTTQLREQVERVFQKQSSVQEMFEKRRVSLKKLAAKQTRPVQPVAPRPEVKSPLSSPNQQRKERRYSADNAICKKVESPIQNGSTRHASLSEEEENLAVLRRHVMNELLETERAYVEELLCVLEGYATEMDNPAMAHLIPSTLLNKKDVLFGNMSEIYQFHKRTFLKELEAYTDCPELVGRCFLERMKDLQIYEAYCQNKPRSESLWRQCSDCAFFQECQKKLEHKLGLDSYLLKPVQRITKYQLLLKELLKYSKGCEGSDDLQEALSSILGILKAVNDSMHLIAITGYEGNLSDLGRLLMQGSFSVWTEHKKGHAKVKDLARFKPMQRHLFLHEKALLFCKRREENGEGYEKAPSYSFKHSLSMSAVGITENAKGDNKKFEIWCNSREEVFIVQAPTAEIKTAWMPVSRRAQTLFSSVPPAATAPSPSVLSAATLKRTRRSKMKKRQSQTRPPTQTPRPRRNTKSRLPMSL, encoded by the exons atgacatcctGCAGAGGGATCCTCATACTCTGTGTGCAGCAGAAATTGGCTCTGAACTCCAGAAACAGTTTGCCATCCTACCAG GGGGGCGTGGGATTAACGGCAGCCCGATCATTATCTTCCCAGAATTCCCAGCCTTCAGcgagctggaggaggaagaggtcCACAATGTCCTCACCTACCTCACCAGCATTCCCag TGTTGCAGCATCAGGAGTGGGTTTCATCCTGGTCATCGACAGACGACTGGACCGATGGGCTGCCGTCAGGGCTACCCTGCTCCGCATCGCA ggcTCATTTCCAGGGAACTTGAACTTGGTTCTTGTGTTGCGTCCCACTACCTTGTTCCAGCGGACTCTGTCGGACTTCCTGTTCAAGTTCAACAAGGATGAGTTCAAAATGAAG GTGGTGATGCTGAGTTCGGTAACTGAGCTACATGCCTATATCGACCCAGGACAATTGACAACAGAGCTGGGAGGCACACAGGAGTACCAACATGATAGCTGGATCTCACATCGCACT GCAATCGAAGCCTTTGCCCTGATGGTGAAGACCACGGCTCAGACCCTGCAGGCATTTGGCACTGAGCTTGCAGAGACAGAATTGCCCAACACTGCTGAGGCCACCACCAACCTgctgcacgcacacactctAAAGAAGGATAAAATGAAG GAGGATCTGCAGGTGGCACTGTCTCAGGGTGGACGCCTGATGGAGTATATCAATGAGCCTTTAAAGACAGACCCTGAATACACCATGACGCATGATGAACTGGAGAATTTAGCCACTGTACAGAG GCTCCTGGGTCAGCTAGACGAAACAGCGATGGCGTTTGATGATTTCTGGGAGCGCCACCGCACTAAGCTGGAGCACTGTCTGCAGCTGCGCCATTTTGAACTGCACTTCCGTGAA GTGCGTTGCCAGCTTGATGCAACATCAGAGCGCTTGTCTGGTTTTTCTGAGGTCAGCTTAACGCCTGCCCATGCTGAACACCTCCTCCTAGAGCTCAGCAGCCATGAGGACAAGGCCTGt GAGGTACTTGACCATGCTCTGTCCCTGGCCTGTGACGGGGACCGCCTGATAGAAAATGGTCATTATGCTGAGGACTCCATCAGGCCGAAGTGCAGTGAGTTGAGAGGAGTGTGCGAGGACATTAATTGTACTCTGAGGAGCAAGAAGAGCCTTCTACTGAGGGCGATGGAGCTTCATCGCTGTTTGGAGAAG GCATCACAGTGGTGTGAGGAGGGCATCTTTTTGTTGGCGAGCCAGTCAGTAGACCGATGTCAGTCACAGGATGGAGCTGAAGCTGCTCTGCAGGAACTGGAGCGATACCTGGACACAGCGCCACTGCACACCCTGACTGACTGCAGTGCCATCTGCTGCCAGTACGAGGCAGTACTCACTACTCAGCTCAGG GAGCAGGTAGAGCGAGTTTTCCAAAAGCAAAGCTCTGTCCAGGAGATGTTTGAGAAGAGACGCGTCAGCCTGAAAAAACTGGCCGCCAAACAGACAAGACCAGTACAGCCAGTAGCACCTAGACCTGAAGTGAAGTCTCCACTCTCCTCTCCCA AtcaacagagaaaagagagaagatacTCAGCAGATAATGCCATTTGCAAAAAG GTTGAGTCGCCCATTCAAAATGGCAGCACAAGACATGCTTCTCTatcagaagaagaggaaaacctGGCAGTACTTCGACG TCATGTGATGAATGAACTGCTGGAGACAGAAAGAGCATATGTGGAGgagctgctgtgtgtgctgGAG GGGTATGCAACTGAGATGGACAACCCCGCTATGGCTCACCTCATCCCCAGCACTCTGCTCAACAAGAAAGATGTACTGTTTGGCAACATGTCTGAAATCTACCAGTTCCATAAGAG GACATTTCTAAAGGAACTGGAAGCATACACTGACTGCCCAGAACTGGTGGGCCGCTGCTTTTTAGAAAGG ATGAAGGACCTGCAGATCTATGAGGCCTACTGCCAGAACAAACCTCGCTCTGAGAGCTTGTGGAGACAGTGCTCCGACTGTGCCTTCTTCCAG GAGTGCCAGAAGAAGCTGGAACATAAACTTGGTTTGGACTCCTACCTCCTTAAACCTGTACAGAGAATCACAAAGTACCAGCTACTGCTTAAG GAGTTGTTGAAGTACAGTAAAGGCTGTGAAGGCTCTGACGACCTACAGGAAGCTCTCTCCTCCATCCTGGGAATCCTCAAAGCTGTTAACGACTCCATGCACCTCATTGCCATCACAGGATACGAG GGGAACCTGTCAGATCTGGGTCGTCTGCTGATGCAGGGCTCCTTCAGCGTGTGGACGGAGCATAAGAAAGGTCATGCTAAGGTTAAGGATCTGGCCAGGTTTAAGCCCATGCAGAGGCACCTGTTCCTGCACGAGAAGGCTCTGCTCTTCTgcaagaggagagaggagaatgGGGAGGGCTACGAGAAAGCGCCATCATACAGTTTCAAACACTCCCTCAGT ATGAGTGCAGTGGGGATAACAGAGAATGCTAAAGGTGACAACAAGAAGTTTGAGATTTGGTGCAACTCCAGAGAAGAAGTTTTTATAGTTCAG GCTCCAACAGCAGAGATTAAAACAGCATGG ATGCCAGTCAGCAGAAGAGCCCAGACTCTGTTTTCGTCAGTCCcaccagcagcaacagcacCATCTCCCTCAG TCCTTTCCGCAGCAACACTCAAAAGAACCAGAAGAAGCAAGATGAAAAAAAGGCAGAGCCAAACCCGACCTCCGACACAAACTCCTCGTCCTCGCCGAAACACAAAG AGCCGACTTCCCATGTCACTCTGA
- the mcf2la gene encoding guanine nucleotide exchange factor DBS isoform X4 codes for MRQVIHLSLSVEMKMVRDEEVSGQVDRMMKSTGKEEYWEERFVCISLKEMKSYYRYSECCQQLLYDILQRDPHTLCAAEIGSELQKQFAILPGGRGINGSPIIIFPEFPAFSELEEEEVHNVLTYLTSIPSVAASGVGFILVIDRRLDRWAAVRATLLRIAGSFPGNLNLVLVLRPTTLFQRTLSDFLFKFNKDEFKMKVVMLSSVTELHAYIDPGQLTTELGGTQEYQHDSWISHRTAIEAFALMVKTTAQTLQAFGTELAETELPNTAEATTNLLHAHTLKKDKMKEDLQVALSQGGRLMEYINEPLKTDPEYTMTHDELENLATVQRLLGQLDETAMAFDDFWERHRTKLEHCLQLRHFELHFREVRCQLDATSERLSGFSEVSLTPAHAEHLLLELSSHEDKACEVLDHALSLACDGDRLIENGHYAEDSIRPKCSELRGVCEDINCTLRSKKSLLLRAMELHRCLEKASQWCEEGIFLLASQSVDRCQSQDGAEAALQELERYLDTAPLHTLTDCSAICCQYEAVLTTQLREQVERVFQKQSSVQEMFEKRRVSLKKLAAKQTRPVQPVAPRPEVKSPLSSPNQQRKERRYSADNAICKKVESPIQNGSTRHASLSEEEENLAVLRRHVMNELLETERAYVEELLCVLEGYATEMDNPAMAHLIPSTLLNKKDVLFGNMSEIYQFHKRTFLKELEAYTDCPELVGRCFLERMKDLQIYEAYCQNKPRSESLWRQCSDCAFFQECQKKLEHKLGLDSYLLKPVQRITKYQLLLKELLKYSKGCEGSDDLQEALSSILGILKAVNDSMHLIAITGYEGNLSDLGRLLMQGSFSVWTEHKKGHAKVKDLARFKPMQRHLFLHEKALLFCKRREENGEGYEKAPSYSFKHSLSMSAVGITENAKGDNKKFEIWCNSREEVFIVQAPTAEIKTAWVSEIRKVLTQQLKACRDASQQKSPDSVFVSPTSSNSTISLSPFRSNTQKNQKKQDEKKAEPNPTSDTNSSSSPKHKEPTSHVTLSRVKWMSTSSLLQSKRRAWNKASLSVDALEENDGYSSGEEPMNSDPEEEIEKKLAPGKYTVVADCEKAGPQELSVKSGDMVQLIREGEDGQWFVKNLRSSKEGWVAAANLLSLISESKSTQSLSSSDGSVSGNLSTSSSCSETYTSFSDIKP; via the exons atgacatcctGCAGAGGGATCCTCATACTCTGTGTGCAGCAGAAATTGGCTCTGAACTCCAGAAACAGTTTGCCATCCTACCAG GGGGGCGTGGGATTAACGGCAGCCCGATCATTATCTTCCCAGAATTCCCAGCCTTCAGcgagctggaggaggaagaggtcCACAATGTCCTCACCTACCTCACCAGCATTCCCag TGTTGCAGCATCAGGAGTGGGTTTCATCCTGGTCATCGACAGACGACTGGACCGATGGGCTGCCGTCAGGGCTACCCTGCTCCGCATCGCA ggcTCATTTCCAGGGAACTTGAACTTGGTTCTTGTGTTGCGTCCCACTACCTTGTTCCAGCGGACTCTGTCGGACTTCCTGTTCAAGTTCAACAAGGATGAGTTCAAAATGAAG GTGGTGATGCTGAGTTCGGTAACTGAGCTACATGCCTATATCGACCCAGGACAATTGACAACAGAGCTGGGAGGCACACAGGAGTACCAACATGATAGCTGGATCTCACATCGCACT GCAATCGAAGCCTTTGCCCTGATGGTGAAGACCACGGCTCAGACCCTGCAGGCATTTGGCACTGAGCTTGCAGAGACAGAATTGCCCAACACTGCTGAGGCCACCACCAACCTgctgcacgcacacactctAAAGAAGGATAAAATGAAG GAGGATCTGCAGGTGGCACTGTCTCAGGGTGGACGCCTGATGGAGTATATCAATGAGCCTTTAAAGACAGACCCTGAATACACCATGACGCATGATGAACTGGAGAATTTAGCCACTGTACAGAG GCTCCTGGGTCAGCTAGACGAAACAGCGATGGCGTTTGATGATTTCTGGGAGCGCCACCGCACTAAGCTGGAGCACTGTCTGCAGCTGCGCCATTTTGAACTGCACTTCCGTGAA GTGCGTTGCCAGCTTGATGCAACATCAGAGCGCTTGTCTGGTTTTTCTGAGGTCAGCTTAACGCCTGCCCATGCTGAACACCTCCTCCTAGAGCTCAGCAGCCATGAGGACAAGGCCTGt GAGGTACTTGACCATGCTCTGTCCCTGGCCTGTGACGGGGACCGCCTGATAGAAAATGGTCATTATGCTGAGGACTCCATCAGGCCGAAGTGCAGTGAGTTGAGAGGAGTGTGCGAGGACATTAATTGTACTCTGAGGAGCAAGAAGAGCCTTCTACTGAGGGCGATGGAGCTTCATCGCTGTTTGGAGAAG GCATCACAGTGGTGTGAGGAGGGCATCTTTTTGTTGGCGAGCCAGTCAGTAGACCGATGTCAGTCACAGGATGGAGCTGAAGCTGCTCTGCAGGAACTGGAGCGATACCTGGACACAGCGCCACTGCACACCCTGACTGACTGCAGTGCCATCTGCTGCCAGTACGAGGCAGTACTCACTACTCAGCTCAGG GAGCAGGTAGAGCGAGTTTTCCAAAAGCAAAGCTCTGTCCAGGAGATGTTTGAGAAGAGACGCGTCAGCCTGAAAAAACTGGCCGCCAAACAGACAAGACCAGTACAGCCAGTAGCACCTAGACCTGAAGTGAAGTCTCCACTCTCCTCTCCCA AtcaacagagaaaagagagaagatacTCAGCAGATAATGCCATTTGCAAAAAG GTTGAGTCGCCCATTCAAAATGGCAGCACAAGACATGCTTCTCTatcagaagaagaggaaaacctGGCAGTACTTCGACG TCATGTGATGAATGAACTGCTGGAGACAGAAAGAGCATATGTGGAGgagctgctgtgtgtgctgGAG GGGTATGCAACTGAGATGGACAACCCCGCTATGGCTCACCTCATCCCCAGCACTCTGCTCAACAAGAAAGATGTACTGTTTGGCAACATGTCTGAAATCTACCAGTTCCATAAGAG GACATTTCTAAAGGAACTGGAAGCATACACTGACTGCCCAGAACTGGTGGGCCGCTGCTTTTTAGAAAGG ATGAAGGACCTGCAGATCTATGAGGCCTACTGCCAGAACAAACCTCGCTCTGAGAGCTTGTGGAGACAGTGCTCCGACTGTGCCTTCTTCCAG GAGTGCCAGAAGAAGCTGGAACATAAACTTGGTTTGGACTCCTACCTCCTTAAACCTGTACAGAGAATCACAAAGTACCAGCTACTGCTTAAG GAGTTGTTGAAGTACAGTAAAGGCTGTGAAGGCTCTGACGACCTACAGGAAGCTCTCTCCTCCATCCTGGGAATCCTCAAAGCTGTTAACGACTCCATGCACCTCATTGCCATCACAGGATACGAG GGGAACCTGTCAGATCTGGGTCGTCTGCTGATGCAGGGCTCCTTCAGCGTGTGGACGGAGCATAAGAAAGGTCATGCTAAGGTTAAGGATCTGGCCAGGTTTAAGCCCATGCAGAGGCACCTGTTCCTGCACGAGAAGGCTCTGCTCTTCTgcaagaggagagaggagaatgGGGAGGGCTACGAGAAAGCGCCATCATACAGTTTCAAACACTCCCTCAGT ATGAGTGCAGTGGGGATAACAGAGAATGCTAAAGGTGACAACAAGAAGTTTGAGATTTGGTGCAACTCCAGAGAAGAAGTTTTTATAGTTCAG GCTCCAACAGCAGAGATTAAAACAGCATGGGTGAGCGAGATCCGCAAAGTTCTGACTCAGCAGCTCAAAGCCTGCAGAG ATGCCAGTCAGCAGAAGAGCCCAGACTCTGTTTTCGTCAGTCCcaccagcagcaacagcacCATCTCCCTCAG TCCTTTCCGCAGCAACACTCAAAAGAACCAGAAGAAGCAAGATGAAAAAAAGGCAGAGCCAAACCCGACCTCCGACACAAACTCCTCGTCCTCGCCGAAACACAAAG AGCCGACTTCCCATGTCACTCTGAGCAGAGTCAAGTGGATGAGTACTTCTAGTCTCTTACAGAGCAAGCGGCGAG CCTGGAACAAGGCGTCTCTCTCGGTGGATGCCTTAGAAGAGAATGACGGTTACTCCAGTGGGGAGGAGCCCATGAACTCTGACCCTGAggaagaaatagaaaagaagCTG GCACCAGGAAAGTATACTGTAGTGGCAGACTGCGAGAAGGCGGGCCCTCAGGAGCTGTCTGTCAAGAGCGGAGACATGGTCCAGCTGATCAGAGAAGGAGAGGACGGACAGTG GTTTGTGAAGAACCTTCGCAGCAGTAAAGAGGGCTGGGTGGCTGCAGCTAACCTCCTAAGCCTCATCTCAGAGTCAAAGTCCACACAGTCGCTCAGCAGCTCAG ATGGCAGTGTCTCTGGGAACCTCAGCACTTCCTCCAGCTGCAGTGAGACCTACACCAGCTTTTCTGACATCAAACCCTGA